One window from the genome of Brachyspira hampsonii encodes:
- a CDS encoding TIGR03960 family B12-binding radical SAM protein, with product MSENLKNEILELVKSEDIIKPTRYLGGEINAIIKPNMPFKFVMCFADMYEIAISNLGLSILYEVINSIEYASCERVYAVAEDFEKLLREKNIPLYTLETFSRVKDADILGFTLQYELIYTNILQVLELSQIPIHRDERGEDAPIIAAGGPSVFNPFPLADFIDVFLFGEFDIEMKNFVDIIYNLKKNGAKRDDILKELSKLEYAYVPKYPRENVKRIFVENINEMPYVKKPLVPLVEGIQNRISVEIARGCTHSCRFCLAGITYRPVRNRTIEKIVDISMESLEATGANTLNLFSLSADDYPHIADLIEYLQTLGENKGFSLSLPSLRIDSFDKDTANRIAQFRKTGLTFALEVGSHELREKINKEMDEEAIYNILADVQKMGWKIVKIYFMIGFTDNPEKEADEIIEALEKMIKVSKNKVKINAAINVFIPKPHTPLENNNQLTDEEAIYYIGKVRDHFRGTKVAIKYHPPRMAEIEGIISRGDEKIGNIIYKAYKKGVRFDAWVEHFNYDAWKEVIEESGYTIKELLSKQINMPWKCIDTLVSQKFFDKEYERFQNGKFTEYCFTGNCQNCGIDYKKYCHKYKKEVLNTNFTQMVEELKTLKKRDIFAVNYKMFMKFKKEGISSLLGMHDLSRVIICALKIAGASISLSKGFHPLEKVVFTPPTPFACESEAEYMEVSLTDAIDIDLLKNKINNLLSHIGIEIMSAVSTPTNAKNIQSLPKNTIYKITTSDDKKAFDILSNKEDLKSSEERKGDYLIINKDNDLLITLLESSEKAIRVRDIKSYLLKNDINIKNIRKLELV from the coding sequence ATGAGTGAAAATTTGAAAAATGAAATATTAGAACTTGTAAAAAGTGAGGATATAATAAAACCAACCAGATATTTAGGCGGCGAGATAAATGCCATAATAAAACCAAATATGCCTTTTAAATTTGTTATGTGCTTTGCAGATATGTACGAAATAGCCATTAGCAATTTGGGTCTTTCTATACTTTATGAGGTTATTAACTCTATTGAGTATGCATCATGTGAGAGGGTATATGCTGTTGCTGAAGACTTTGAAAAACTTTTGAGAGAGAAAAATATACCGCTTTATACTTTGGAGACTTTCAGCAGGGTAAAAGATGCTGATATTTTGGGATTTACTTTACAGTATGAGCTTATATATACAAATATACTTCAGGTGCTAGAATTAAGCCAAATACCTATACATAGAGATGAGCGGGGAGAAGATGCACCTATAATAGCGGCAGGAGGACCTAGTGTATTTAATCCATTCCCATTGGCTGATTTTATAGATGTGTTTTTATTCGGCGAGTTTGATATCGAGATGAAAAACTTTGTTGATATAATTTATAATCTCAAAAAAAACGGTGCCAAAAGAGATGATATATTAAAAGAGCTTTCAAAACTTGAGTATGCCTATGTACCTAAATACCCAAGAGAGAATGTTAAAAGAATATTTGTTGAAAATATTAATGAAATGCCTTATGTGAAGAAACCTTTAGTTCCACTTGTAGAGGGCATACAGAACAGAATATCAGTTGAAATAGCTAGAGGCTGTACTCATAGCTGCAGATTTTGTTTAGCTGGTATTACTTACCGCCCTGTAAGAAACCGTACTATAGAAAAAATTGTTGATATATCTATGGAGTCATTAGAGGCTACTGGTGCTAATACTTTAAATTTATTTTCGCTTTCTGCTGATGATTATCCTCATATTGCTGATTTGATAGAGTATTTGCAGACACTTGGAGAGAATAAGGGATTTTCTTTGTCGCTTCCTTCACTTAGAATAGATTCATTTGATAAAGATACTGCAAATAGAATAGCACAGTTTAGAAAGACTGGACTTACATTCGCATTAGAAGTAGGAAGCCATGAATTAAGAGAAAAGATTAATAAAGAAATGGACGAAGAGGCCATATACAATATACTTGCCGATGTTCAGAAAATGGGCTGGAAAATAGTAAAGATATATTTTATGATAGGCTTTACTGATAATCCAGAAAAAGAAGCTGATGAGATAATAGAAGCACTTGAAAAGATGATTAAAGTGTCAAAAAACAAAGTAAAAATCAATGCCGCAATTAATGTATTTATACCAAAGCCTCATACGCCTTTAGAAAATAATAATCAGCTTACAGATGAAGAAGCTATTTACTATATAGGAAAGGTGAGAGATCATTTTAGAGGTACAAAGGTTGCTATAAAATATCACCCTCCAAGAATGGCAGAGATTGAAGGGATAATATCAAGAGGCGATGAAAAAATAGGTAATATTATTTACAAAGCATACAAAAAAGGTGTAAGATTCGATGCTTGGGTTGAGCATTTTAATTATGATGCTTGGAAGGAAGTAATAGAAGAAAGCGGATATACTATAAAAGAATTGTTAAGCAAACAAATAAATATGCCTTGGAAATGTATTGATACTCTTGTAAGTCAGAAGTTTTTTGATAAAGAATACGAGAGATTTCAAAACGGTAAGTTCACAGAATACTGCTTTACAGGTAATTGTCAGAACTGCGGTATAGACTATAAAAAATACTGCCATAAATATAAAAAAGAAGTTTTAAATACCAACTTTACTCAAATGGTTGAAGAATTAAAAACATTAAAAAAACGCGATATATTTGCTGTAAATTATAAAATGTTTATGAAGTTCAAAAAAGAAGGTATATCTTCATTACTAGGTATGCATGATTTATCACGTGTTATAATATGTGCTTTAAAAATAGCAGGGGCTAGCATATCATTAAGCAAAGGTTTTCATCCATTAGAGAAAGTGGTATTTACGCCTCCAACTCCTTTTGCTTGTGAGAGTGAAGCAGAGTATATGGAAGTGAGTTTAACTGATGCTATAGACATAGATTTATTAAAAAACAAAATTAATAATTTACTTTCTCATATAGGTATAGAAATAATGAGTGCTGTTTCTACTCCTACAAATGCTAAAAATATACAGTCTCTTCCAAAGAACACTATTTATAAAATTACAACAAGTGATGATAAAAAGGCTTTTGATATACTTTCAAACAAAGAAGATTTGAAATCAAGCGAAGAGAGAAAAGGAGATTATTTAATTATAAATAAAGATAATGATTTACTTATAACACTTTTAGAAAGCAGCGAAAAGGCTATAAGAGTACGAGATATAAAAAGCTATCTTTTGAAGAATGATATTAATATAAAAAATATCAGAAAATTAGAGCTAGTTTAA
- a CDS encoding SAM-dependent methyltransferase: MLTVYIAARDIGNYKDNTERLKEVLIESDIILVESFREATTLFKLLNIDKNRECLIEFSEHTKKSKDIDEIMTKIINCKTVTLISDCGAPILEDPGRLLLEYCYSHNIKVRPIAGVSSITAAIMCLPFNFKEFYYAGLLPRDDRDREKKLLYLKKLNVPIIILDTPYRLGKVLNAIRKVYSKDKEMALCLDITTDREEIIIDRVSDIYNKYQDSKKREFVIVIS, translated from the coding sequence ATGCTTACTGTTTACATTGCTGCAAGAGATATAGGTAATTATAAAGATAATACTGAAAGATTGAAGGAAGTTTTAATTGAAAGTGATATTATTTTAGTTGAAAGTTTTAGAGAAGCCACTACACTTTTCAAATTACTTAATATAGATAAAAACAGAGAATGTTTAATAGAGTTTAGTGAACACACAAAAAAATCTAAAGATATTGATGAAATAATGACAAAGATTATAAACTGTAAAACGGTTACTCTTATAAGTGATTGCGGCGCTCCTATATTGGAAGATCCGGGAAGGCTTTTGCTTGAGTATTGTTATTCTCATAATATAAAGGTTCGTCCTATAGCAGGCGTAAGCAGTATTACGGCAGCTATTATGTGCCTGCCTTTTAATTTTAAAGAATTTTATTATGCTGGGCTTTTGCCGCGTGATGACAGAGATCGTGAAAAAAAATTATTATATTTAAAAAAATTGAATGTGCCTATTATAATATTAGATACTCCATATAGATTGGGTAAAGTTCTTAATGCGATTAGAAAAGTATATTCCAAAGATAAAGAAATGGCATTATGCTTAGATATTACAACTGACAGAGAAGAAATTATTATAGATAGAGTATCAGATATATATAATAAATATCAGGACAGTAAAAAAAGAGAATTTGTTATTGTTATAAGCTAA
- the rseP gene encoding RIP metalloprotease RseP: MSWIGAIILLSILVFVHEMGHLLAGLAVGIKAEAFSIGFGPILFKKEIKGIDFRFSIIPFGGYCKFKGEIAEDGKVEEGDFLNMSPLKRIIVYFAGPFFNYLFAFLLLTILVSLPSKIDLYSPTVSVFKDGRYMHSKSGITLAYEYGMQSGDTITAINGVKVESDNDILKTINDEAIQKAAEDIVFSISRNGEAINITIPSVEMLKALSGERALGLYFGDDLVIKNVISDSAASEAGLMAGDKIISINGMNARNIADFRPIVMDNASQKINITVIRNGEEITREAIPRPVASKTIGTYGSLGVEFESTPMRVEKVDGIPFPKSIPEAFKETGNYIISYLNGLKLLFTGKLSVRENLGGPVRIIQISSQVISVDIEYRLRTILSFTATISLILFLMNLLPLPVVDGGMIVFSFIELIMRRPIDRKVLTKIQAIGAAFLITLAIFITINDITQLFR; the protein is encoded by the coding sequence TTGAGTTGGATAGGTGCTATTATATTACTAAGCATATTAGTATTTGTTCATGAAATGGGACATTTACTTGCAGGCTTAGCAGTTGGAATAAAGGCTGAGGCTTTCTCTATAGGTTTCGGTCCTATACTTTTCAAAAAAGAAATTAAAGGAATAGACTTTAGATTTTCAATTATTCCTTTCGGAGGATACTGTAAGTTCAAAGGTGAAATTGCAGAAGACGGCAAAGTAGAAGAAGGAGATTTTCTTAATATGTCGCCTTTAAAAAGAATAATAGTTTATTTTGCAGGTCCTTTCTTTAACTATTTATTTGCATTTTTGCTTCTTACGATATTGGTGTCTCTTCCTTCAAAGATAGATTTGTATTCGCCTACAGTATCAGTATTTAAAGACGGAAGATATATGCATTCTAAATCAGGCATAACATTAGCTTATGAATATGGTATGCAAAGCGGAGATACTATTACAGCTATAAACGGCGTAAAAGTAGAATCTGACAATGATATACTAAAAACTATAAATGATGAGGCAATACAGAAGGCAGCTGAAGATATAGTTTTCAGCATCAGCAGAAACGGTGAGGCCATTAATATAACTATACCTTCTGTTGAAATGCTTAAGGCTTTGAGCGGAGAAAGGGCTTTAGGATTATATTTCGGAGATGATCTTGTTATAAAAAATGTGATTTCAGATTCTGCTGCTTCTGAGGCTGGGCTTATGGCTGGAGATAAAATAATATCTATTAATGGAATGAATGCAAGAAATATAGCTGATTTCAGACCTATAGTAATGGATAATGCCTCTCAGAAAATTAATATCACTGTAATAAGAAATGGCGAGGAGATTACAAGAGAGGCTATACCAAGACCTGTAGCTTCAAAAACTATAGGAACTTATGGAAGTTTGGGAGTAGAATTTGAAAGCACTCCTATGAGAGTTGAAAAAGTTGATGGAATACCTTTTCCTAAATCAATACCTGAAGCTTTTAAAGAAACAGGTAATTATATAATATCATATCTTAATGGTTTAAAATTATTATTTACAGGAAAATTATCAGTTCGTGAAAATTTGGGCGGACCTGTAAGAATTATACAGATTTCATCACAGGTTATTTCTGTTGATATAGAATACAGGCTTAGAACTATACTTTCATTTACTGCTACTATAAGTTTAATACTTTTCTTAATGAATCTTCTTCCTCTTCCGGTAGTAGACGGAGGTATGATAGTATTTTCATTTATAGAGCTTATAATGAGACGCCCTATAGACAGAAAAGTTTTAACCAAAATACAAGCAATAGGAGCAGCATTTTTGATCACACTTGCGATATTTATAACTATTAATGACATAACGCAGTTGTTTAGATGA
- a CDS encoding CHAT domain-containing protein produces MTCKSYIVTQNREYFLSHHIEYISLKNTSVKKIEKSLKKDESFINIFLYDNEKNKLYGYYEIDLNNKNNEMSNKDYTNIYITDNYKRRRGIYYKLEYKYSDFAIYEIDSKTFSKLRDRLILLNDNISQTFFSCSINDNIFKYQSIETYPSLYVAEYEKHFDNKAYESIYNEYVRLLKYANSENKSIDRYMELGSYLMNMLIPEKDFREHLLDGFRIVYLHLDDKTYTIPWEILSFDGKFLSENIIFSYNNASNVLHNKKIDNKKLKMAIISIPNEDILYDKREIDSILSLQNNIKNIEIDLYKKEHNYFEFVKILESYDIVHIITHGYKDGIKLSEDYILNSVAALHNPPSLIFINACNMEEADNKLTKSLLSSGVSTVISGIGSLADGMYLDFIYSFYSNLLHRHARINTAQAYYFAYVEVKEFYKGFIRYRFNGVPVYV; encoded by the coding sequence ATGACATGTAAATCATATATTGTAACTCAAAATAGAGAATACTTTTTATCTCATCATATAGAATATATTTCTTTAAAAAATACATCTGTAAAAAAGATCGAAAAATCTCTAAAAAAAGATGAAAGTTTTATAAATATATTTTTATATGATAATGAAAAAAATAAATTATACGGCTATTATGAAATTGATTTAAATAATAAAAATAATGAAATGTCAAACAAAGACTATACAAATATTTATATAACTGACAATTATAAAAGAAGAAGAGGAATATATTATAAATTAGAATATAAGTATTCAGATTTTGCAATATATGAAATAGATTCTAAGACATTTTCCAAATTAAGAGATAGATTAATACTTTTAAATGATAATATATCACAAACCTTTTTTTCATGTTCTATAAATGATAATATTTTCAAATATCAATCTATAGAAACATATCCGTCGCTTTATGTGGCAGAATACGAAAAGCATTTTGATAATAAGGCTTATGAAAGTATATATAATGAATATGTTCGTTTATTAAAGTATGCAAATAGTGAAAATAAAAGTATAGACAGATATATGGAACTTGGAAGTTATTTGATGAATATGCTAATTCCAGAAAAAGACTTCAGAGAACATTTGCTTGATGGATTTAGGATAGTTTATCTTCATCTTGACGATAAAACATACACTATTCCTTGGGAGATACTATCTTTTGACGGTAAATTTTTATCCGAAAATATAATCTTTTCATATAATAATGCATCTAATGTTTTGCATAATAAGAAAATTGACAATAAAAAATTAAAGATGGCTATTATTTCAATACCAAATGAAGATATTTTATACGATAAACGAGAGATAGATTCTATTTTGTCATTGCAAAATAATATAAAGAATATAGAAATAGATTTATATAAAAAAGAGCATAATTATTTTGAGTTTGTTAAAATATTGGAAAGTTATGATATAGTTCATATTATCACACATGGATATAAGGACGGAATAAAATTGAGTGAGGATTATATACTAAATTCAGTAGCGGCATTACATAATCCTCCTTCGCTTATTTTTATTAATGCATGCAACATGGAAGAAGCTGATAATAAATTGACAAAATCATTGCTTTCCTCTGGTGTAAGCACTGTCATTTCAGGTATTGGTTCTTTAGCTGATGGTATGTATTTAGATTTTATTTATAGTTTTTATAGCAATTTACTTCATAGACATGCCAGAATAAATACAGCACAGGCATATTATTTTGCTTATGTAGAAGTTAAAGAATTCTATAAAGGTTTTATACGATATAGATTTAACGGAGTTCCTGTATATGTTTAA
- a CDS encoding AAA family ATPase, with translation MKLSIKNLAKIKEADIEIDGITVICGNNNTGKSTVGKALFAIFESTLNIDYRIRKEIASKIINVFKKRGIYISNFLFHNEIDNDFIFDVYNLVDKSYSNDYNDIDLLINNFVKKIIDNKEIIIIDDNPTYKSDSYIEIISDEIKKIITTPIDSIKKELISRYFRSIFNEQINNTDEINIASLDLIIKGKTNKIIFNQNQCENFNEEIIIGNNIHYIDNPFIIDKINNNSNGYTLIEKKLINTLKKDYTNNMLENIIDSVQNKEILDKIKKLFDDAVNGKINSISGFYYLDKLRFENLSAGIKSFIIIRMLLESGSLKDKDLLVLDEPEIHLHPEWQLLYAETIVLLQKYLNLTITITTHSPYFLEAVNGYSKLHKIHNRVNFYFAEADDNNNVTINNVNDNINLIFKKMAEPLKKLRNMRIEEFDNSESEE, from the coding sequence ATGAAACTTTCAATAAAGAATTTAGCAAAAATAAAAGAAGCCGACATTGAAATAGATGGAATTACAGTTATATGCGGAAACAATAATACAGGAAAAAGCACTGTAGGTAAGGCTTTATTTGCTATTTTTGAATCTACATTAAATATAGATTATAGAATTAGAAAAGAAATAGCCTCAAAAATTATTAATGTATTTAAAAAAAGAGGTATATATATAAGCAATTTTTTATTTCATAATGAAATAGATAATGATTTTATATTTGATGTATATAATTTAGTTGATAAAAGTTATTCAAATGATTATAATGATATTGATTTATTAATTAATAATTTTGTAAAAAAAATTATTGATAATAAAGAAATTATAATAATAGATGATAATCCTACATATAAATCTGATTCTTATATAGAAATAATTTCCGATGAAATAAAAAAAATTATTACAACTCCAATTGATAGTATAAAAAAAGAATTAATTTCAAGATATTTCAGATCTATTTTTAATGAACAGATAAATAATACTGATGAAATCAATATTGCTTCTTTAGATTTAATTATTAAGGGAAAAACAAATAAAATAATATTTAATCAAAATCAATGTGAAAATTTTAATGAAGAAATAATTATAGGTAACAATATTCATTATATAGATAATCCATTTATTATTGATAAAATTAATAATAATTCTAATGGATATACTCTTATAGAAAAAAAACTTATTAATACGCTCAAAAAAGATTATACTAATAATATGCTTGAAAATATTATAGATTCTGTACAAAATAAAGAAATTTTAGATAAAATAAAGAAATTATTTGATGATGCAGTAAATGGAAAAATCAATTCCATAAGCGGATTTTATTATTTAGATAAATTAAGATTTGAAAACCTATCTGCTGGAATAAAATCTTTTATTATAATTAGAATGTTATTAGAAAGTGGTTCTTTAAAAGATAAAGATTTATTAGTATTAGATGAGCCAGAAATACATCTGCATCCTGAGTGGCAATTATTATATGCAGAAACTATAGTATTGTTACAAAAATATTTAAATTTAACAATTACAATAACAACTCATAGCCCTTATTTTTTGGAAGCTGTTAATGGATATTCAAAACTGCACAAAATACATAACAGAGTAAATTTTTATTTTGCTGAAGCTGATGATAATAATAATGTAACTATAAATAATGTTAATGATAATATAAACTTAATATTTAAAAAAATGGCAGAGCCTTTAAAAAAATTAAGAAATATGAGAATAGAAGAATTTGATAATTCAGAAAGTGAAGAATGA
- a CDS encoding N-acetylmuramoyl-L-alanine amidase codes for MFKYIRFIYLLVIIIVFTSCNDENITPIRTRKIAPKVSSAFKSPAYNLRIKYIILHYTALNDDLSFKVLTDPGVSAHYLITTKKDEPIYKLVDDNDRAWHAGVTMFDNRLTMNDTSIGIEIVNLGFLRKVTNTYEDLRRMTKKQRDDLFFIPYDEYIEFEESQIEKVAYLLKELIEKYGIKPYNILGHSDIAPYRKKDPGPKFPWKRLHDEYNLGMWYDEYDYSNFLNDNEYRKAKVMDIKEEFIKYGYTSMPTNNVWDFDSRKVLYAFQCHFRPEKIDGNIDNETYAVIRALNLKVKKINEMEERSKANNFLTNTFFTNIFISNNIISTNWIYNTNTSLRK; via the coding sequence ATGTTTAAATATATTAGATTTATTTATTTATTAGTAATAATAATAGTATTTACATCTTGTAATGATGAGAATATAACGCCCATAAGAACTAGGAAAATAGCTCCTAAGGTGTCAAGTGCTTTTAAATCTCCTGCATATAATTTAAGAATAAAATATATTATACTTCATTATACTGCTTTAAATGATGATTTATCTTTTAAAGTATTAACTGATCCCGGTGTATCGGCACATTATCTTATAACTACAAAAAAAGATGAACCTATATATAAACTTGTTGATGATAATGACAGAGCTTGGCATGCTGGTGTTACTATGTTTGATAACAGACTTACTATGAATGACACTTCTATTGGTATAGAAATAGTAAATTTAGGATTTTTAAGAAAGGTTACAAATACTTATGAAGATTTAAGAAGAATGACAAAAAAACAAAGGGACGATTTATTTTTTATTCCTTATGATGAGTACATAGAATTTGAGGAGAGCCAGATAGAAAAGGTAGCGTATTTACTTAAAGAGTTAATAGAGAAATATGGAATAAAGCCTTATAATATATTAGGACATTCGGATATAGCTCCATACAGAAAAAAAGACCCAGGACCTAAATTCCCATGGAAAAGACTTCATGATGAATATAATTTAGGTATGTGGTATGATGAGTATGATTACAGCAACTTTTTAAATGATAATGAATATAGAAAAGCAAAAGTAATGGATATAAAAGAAGAGTTTATAAAATACGGATATACAAGTATGCCTACAAATAATGTTTGGGATTTTGATTCCAGAAAGGTGCTTTATGCTTTTCAATGTCATTTCAGACCGGAAAAAATAGATGGTAATATTGATAATGAAACTTATGCTGTTATTAGAGCTTTAAATCTTAAAGTTAAAAAGATTAATGAAATGGAAGAGCGTTCTAAAGCTAATAATTTCCTTACTAATACATTCTTTACTAATATATTTATAAGTAATAACATAATAAGTACAAATTGGATTTATAATACAAATACTTCATTGAGAAAATAG